TATGTGCTGCACGTCTTGAACTGTTAAGAAACTCATTTAGACGGCCTCCCTTTCCAAATTATTTTTTGCTTACTTTTGATGCGATCTCAGTGTTGACCAGTGTTTTATGGTTCACCTCTTTTGGAAGCTCGCCAGCTTCTTTCATAATGTCTTGGAGATTGTTCCACTCGTCTTCGTCAAGGATAGGATCAGTGGCAAAGGAACCTTGACTCTTATATCGTTCAACAACGGTTTTCATAATCTCAAAATCAGTATCAGGGAAATATGGTTCTACAGCTTTGGCGATTTCTTCTGCACTATGGGATTCGACCCATTGCTGTGCTTTGTAAATGGCTCTCGTGAATTTTTCAATAGTACTCTTGTGTTCTTTCAGATAGCTCTCTTTGGTCATAAACGTTGTATATGGTACATGGCCAGATTCTTTACCGAAGGATGCGACAATATGCCCTTTTCCTTCTTTTTCAAAGATGCTTGCCGTTGGCTCAAATAATTGAACAAATTCGCCTGTGCCAGAGGCAAATGCATTTGCAATATTGGCAAAATCGATGTTTTGGATAAGATTTAAATCCTTATGCGGATCAATTCCATGATTTTTAAGAACGAATTCACCAACCATTTGAGGCATACCGCCTTTACGTTGGCCTAAGAATGTTTTCCCTTTTAATAGATCCCATGAGAAATTATCAATCTTATCTCTTGAAACGAGGAAGGTACCATCTGTCTGAGTAAGTTGCGCAAAGTTTATGACCGGATCATTGGCACCTTGAGCGTACACATAAATGGAAGTTTCAGAGCCAACCAGTGCCACATCTGCTCCACCGGAAAGTAAGGCAGTCATAGTCTTGTCACCACCAGCAGTGGTTGCAAGCGAAACGTCTAATCCTTCCTCTTTGAAAAATCCTTTTGATAGGGCTACATATTGAGGCGCATAGAAAATGGACCGGGTTACTTCTGCAATACGCACTTTTTCTAATTTCTTCGGTTCATTCGTGGAATCGTTATTACAAGCAGCTAATGAAAACATAAGTATACCGATGAGAAGAAAGGAGAAACTGAATTTTAACCATTTTTTCATATAAAGAACCTCCTTGTTTCCATAAAAAATATGGGCTAATTGCCTAACATATCGTATGAAATTGAAGAAAATATGTGAATGCCTAGGAACAAATTATTTTTAAATGTATAAGGGAAGAATGATAATGAACAAAAACAATGGAATCATACTCGAGACTACCCGCTTTCCATCTCCCAATCCTAAGGTGAAATTAAAACTTATCACCTACCTTTCTGATGGCTTAAGAGTCAAGGGGATGCTGGCTGAGCCGATGGAAGAAGGAGTATATGATGGGCTTCTTTATTTGCGTGGAGGAATAAAAAATGTAGGGAAGGTGAGGCCGGCCCGGATCGCCCAGTTTGCTGCAGAGGGTTTTATTGTCTTTGCACCTTTTTATCGGGGAAACCAAGGGGGAGAAGGAAATGAGGACTTCGCAGGCGAAGATAGGGAAGATGCTTTTTCGGCTTATCAGCTTTTAAAGTCGCTTCAGAAGATTCGCCAAGTCCATATCTTTGGATTTTCACGCGGCGGGGTCATGGCTCTAATGACAGGAATTCAATTTCCTGATGCAGCATCTGTTGTTACCTGGGGTGGTGTAAGTGATATGTCACTTACCTATATGGAACGGTTAGATTTACGTAAAATGATGAAAAGGGTTATTGGTGGAACCCCCGATAAATATCCGGATCGATATGATGTGAGGACCCCTCTATATCAGTTAGAGCAGCTGACTTCGCCTGTTCTTATCATACATGGTGTAAAGGATCATAATGTCTCAGTTGAGCATGCTTATCGTTTAGAGAGACGCCTGAAGGCATTACATAAACCGGTAGAGTGCTGGTATTTCGATCGGTTTACGCATTATTTTCCACCGGAAGTGAATAGAAAAGTCGTCGAAGATGCTACAAATTGGATGAAAAAACAAAGCGAATGATGATAAAATATAGGTAATACAAGCAGAGGAGCGGATTAATATGGGTATGCCCCTTGAGTTAAATACGATGATTGTAACAAAAGGAAGAGAGAAAAGAGTCGAGGAGAATCTCTTTGTACTAGAAAAAGAAGGGTATAGACTCTATCCAATTGACATTCCCATTGATGTGAGAAAAACGATGGACAGTGATTCGAGCGGAACAGCGGTTATAAAAAAAGTAGAGTGGCAGCAAGGTAATACAACCCTTACATATCAATTAGTATCATTAAACTCAACGAATTAAGCGGGTAATTCTTACCTGCTTTTTTTTTTGAAAAAAGTGTAAGAAAAACTTGGTAAATACGTCTTATAAGTAGTTAAACATCAATTGAATAGAGAGAAAGGGGGAATATGGTTGAAACAGTCTCATCAGATAGAAAAATGGTTTATTGAATATGAAAAAGATGTCACTAATTATCTTGTTTATTATACCGGTACGACTGATGTAGAAGACTTAGTTCAAGAGACTTTTTTACGGGCAATAAGAGCTCTAAGCCGTTTTAAAAATGAATCCAGCCCCAAAACTTGGTTGATATCCATTGCGCGAAATACAGCAATAGATTTTTATCGAAAGAAATCTGTCTGGAACAGATTGAAACTCGTCCTTGATGTCGAATCACCCAGGCTTCAAGAACAGGGGGCAGAGGAGAAAGTAGTCAAGAAAATGGAGTATATCCATTTGTATGAAGCGATTAATGCTTTAAAGCCAAACTACCGGGATGTCATTTTACTCAGAGGGATTTCCGAGTTGACTTCTAAGGAGGCCGGTCAGGTTCTCGGATGGACCGAAAGCAAAGTGAATGTGACTTTCTTTCGGGCTGTGAAAAAATTAAATGAGCGACTTAAGGAGGGGGAGCAGTTTGAGTCAATTATCGGATAAAGAATTACTTGAAGTGATGTCTAACTTTCGTAAGCATGAGTTACCCACGAGGAAAAGAGCAGAGATGTTACAAACTCTTAGTGAAGCGAGTAAGAGTAAGCCGCGTGAACCCTTTAATTTTCAGAGAGTTGCAGCCATGGCGGCTGTGTTTATTCTAGTACTCATAGCACCGATACTATATTTTTCAAGTAGTCAGGAAAATAGTGCAACTAGACCAGGAGAAAAATTGGATGCAATTAAGCCAGCTGAGCGTGGTACGGTGTTTGCATTAAAGGATGATAATGGAAATCCTATTTTTGCAGACAGTAATTTTGGCATACCTAACAAGGTAAGTTTGTTGGCACCAACGGAATGGATTGCCAAGGATACACGTTCTGTTGGTAAAATGATGATTTATTTATGGGGCAATTACGAGAAGGACTTCGCCAATAAGCCATTAAAAGTGGAAGCCGTTCATGTGAAAACTGGTGTAAAAGAGCACCTTGCGACAACTGTTATTTCAGGTGGGATGTATGGTTCCGATGCGCATGCCTTGACGAGCTTTGAACCATTTACACTTCCTGGTGTTTATAACCTAGAATTCTTTGCAGGGGATGAGAAGGTAGGAGAATTTTCTATCTATGTAAAAGAGCCTTACGTCAAAATAGGGAATGCAACCTTATTGGTCTCACAAGAAGATCTATATGCGGGCCTTTATGAGGATGCTGTGATGGAAGTAGAGGGTGACAATCTTCCACCTGAAATGGAGCTAGAGTTATTCCAATTAGAAACAGCGGAAGTAACAACGTTTACTTTTAAAGATAAAACAGAGTATACAAGAACGGATGGGAAGAGGATATCCCTTTATACAGGTGATTTCCAGCTGAAAAAAAGCGGCAAATATCGGATTTCCGTCCTCAAACAATCAGAAGCCATTGAGGTAAGAAAGCCCATATCAAATTGATATGGGCTTTTCATATTAAGCAATAGGTCCACCTTTTTCTTCGGTTTCAGGAGAAACATCCGTGAACTTTTTGAAGTTTTCTCGGAATTTCGCAGCTAGTTCTTTTGCTTTCTTTTCATATGCCTGTTGGTCGGACCAAGTTTTACTTGGCTGCAATACCTCATCAGGAACCCCGGCAATATGAAGTGGAATATTCAATCCAAAGATTTCATCCTTGGTTGTCTCGACATGGTTCAATTCACCTTCAAGTGCAGCTTGAACCATTGCTCTTGTATAGGAGAGCTTCATTCTGCTGCCTACGCCATACTCACCGCCGGTCCAACCGGTATTCACAAGAAATACGTTTGCATTGTGCTCAAGGATTTTTTCACCCAGCATATCAGCATAACGAGTAGCAGGAAGCGGTAAGAATGGTGCACCGAAGCAAGTTGAGAATGTTGCCTCAGGTGAGGTAACACCACGTTCTGTACCAGCAAGCTTAGAGGTATACCCGCTTAAGAAGTGATACATCGCTTGTTCCTTCGTTAATTTTGATATCGGAGGCAAGACCCCAAACGCGTCTGCAGTTAAGAAAACAATCGTATTCGGGTGACCCGCAATACTTGGCACGGCAATATTATCAATGGCATCGATTGGATATGCTGCCCTGGTATTCTCTGTTAACGTGCCATCATCGTAATCTGGAACCCTCGATTCTTTGTTAAGAGTGACATTTTCAAGCACCGTCCCAAAACGAATCGCATCAAAAATTTGTGGTTCTTTTTCCCTAGAAAGGTTGATGCACTTTGCATAGCAGCCTCCCTCGATATTAAAGACACCGTTAGAGGACCAACCGTGCTCATCGTCACCAATCAAACGGCGGTTTGGATCAGCGGATAAAGTCGTTTTACCAGTTCCGGATAGACCAAAGAATAAAGCAACATCTCCCTCAATACCCACATTCGCTGAGCAGTGCATGGAGAAAATATTGTTTTCGGGTAATAAATAATTCATGACTGAGAAAATAGACTTTTTCATTTCTCCTGCGTACTCTGTTCCACCAATAAGAACAATTCTGCGCTCGAAGGAAATAATGATAAAAGTCTCGGAATTAGTTCCGTCGACCTTAGGGTCTGCCTTGAAATTCGGTGCAGAAATCACCGTAAATCCTGGGTCATGTGAAAGCAATTCATCTTCTGTTGGTCGAATGAACAGCTGATGAACAAAGAGATTGTGCCAAGCGAATTCATTCACTACCTGGATTGGTAAGCGGGATTTTTTATCCGCTCCTGCAAATCCTTTAAAAACAAAAATTTCTTCTTGTTGTTTTAAATAATTTAAGACTTTTTGATAAAGTTTCGTAAATACTTCTTCAGATATAGGTTGATTCAACGAACCCCAAGCAATCTTATCCTTTGTGGATTCTTCCATCACAATGAATTTATCTTGAGGTGAGCGGCCTGTATATTTACCAGTTGAAACGCTTACAGCACCAGTCGAGGTTAAAGAACCTTCATTACGGCATAAGATCTTTTCTACTAACTGGGGAACTGATAATTGCACGTGGACATTACTTTCTGATAACAGTTGTTTTAATTCATTAGGACTATGAACAGAATTCATTTACTGCAACCTTCCTTTATCCATTTTTTAATGGTTGTAACATATTAAAAAGTATAACACATTCAATTGAATAATCTATACTAATTAATGAAAAATAGATAGTGAAGATTTAAATTAATTTTCCTTGAAAAATGCATTGACATTGTTCGACAGAGTAGGTTATGATTTACCCTTGAACGGATACTCTCTTATCCCGAGCTGGTGGAGGGACAGGCCCAATGAAACCCAGCAACCTGCAAACGAAAAGTGTGAGAGCGTAGTACACTACAATCAGCAATTTTTGGGCAAAGGTGCTAAACCTGAAGCAAGGCTTCGCCTTGAACGATAAGAGTGAAAGGCACGCAAACTTTTGCTATCAACCTTTCCTCAGAGATGGAAAGGTTTTTTATTTGTAAAAGGAAATCGTGCAACATTATCGCTTCTTTTTATTCCATCGTTAGAATTTACTATAGGGTTTTGAGCAAAATATTGTTCTACTAATAAAAACCCTGTATTTATTTCATACTACTAAGGGAATGAGTTCCGTATCAACCCGAGGTTAAACGGCAAGGTCATTACATACCCACACAGATAACCTCACTTATTTCACTATATAGGAGGAATTCAGATGTCAACAAAACGTCGTTTGTTCACTTCTGAATCAGTAACTGAAGGTCATCCCGATAAGATCTGTGACCAAATTTCTGATTCCATTTTAGATGCTATTTTAGCAAAAGATGCTAATGCACGTGTTGCTGCTGAAACTTCAGTTACAACTGGTTTAGTTTTAGTTGCTGGCGAAATCACAACTTCAACTTACGTGGACATTCCAAAAATTGTTCGTGAAACAATTAAAAGCATTGGTTACAATCGTGCAAAATACGGATTTGACTCCGAAACATGTGCAGTTTTAACTTCTATCGATGAACAGTCTCCAGACATCGCGATGGGTGTTGACCAAGCACTTGAAGCTCGTGAAGGCCAAATGTCAGATGAGCAAATTGAAGCAATTGGTGCAGGGGACCAAGGTTTAATGTTTGGTTTCGCATGTAATGAAACAAAGGAGCTTATGCCGCTTCCAATTTCACTTGCGCACAAGCTTGCACGCCGTTTAACAGAAGTTCGTAAAGAAGAGATTCTTCCTTACCTTCGTCCAGACGGAAAAACACAAGTAACAGTTGAGTACGATGAGAACGACAAACCAGTTCGTATTGATACAATCGTTATCTCCACTCAACACCACCCAGAGGTTACATTGGAGCAAATCCAACGTAATCTTAAAGAGTATGTTATCAATCCGGTTGTTCCACAAGAACTTATCGATGAAAATACAAAATACTTCATTAACCCAACTGGCCGTTTCGTAATTGGCGGACCACAAGGGGATGCTGGTTTAACAGGCCGTAAAATCATTGTTGATACTTACGGTGGCTATGCACGTCACGGCGGTGGCGCATTCTCTGGTAAGGATCCTACAAAGGTTGACCGTTCTGCAGCGTATGCAGCACGTTACGTAGCAAAGAATATCGTTGCTGCTGGACTTGCTGAGAAATGTGAAGTACAGCTTGCTTATGCTATCGGTGTAGCAAGACCTGTTTCTATCTCTGTAGATACATTTGGTACAGGTAAAGTAAGTGAAGATGTATTAGTTGAATTAGTAGAACAAAACTTTGATCTACGTCCAGCTGGTATCATTAACATGTTGAACCTTCGCCGCCCAATTTACAAGCAAACAGCTGCTTACGGACATTTTGGCCGTACAGATGTGGATCTTCCTTGGGAACGTACTGATAAAGCAGACGCTTTAAAAGAGCAAGCAGCAAATCGTTAATAGTATTCGCCACCGGGCGAAATGACCCTAAATAGGGGAGTTGCATTAATTGTAACTCCCTTTTTTATTTTTTCGTCTAATAGGTTGTTCCTTATTGCATTCCTGGAATAAAATGTTTAAGTAGGTCAAAAGAAGTGAAAAATGATGGTACGAAAATTACCTATAAGTTCACAGTGTTATTTAAATAAAAAAGTGGTAGTATTAGAGAGATGTTTTTTTACAAAGATGTTTAATTAAGATTGGAGTAGGTGAGGTACATAATGTGTGGTTTTATTGGTTGTGTACACGACAAAACACAAAACTATAGCGACGAACAAAAACAACAATTTAAAAATATGAATGATATCATTACCCATCGTGGTCCAGATGATGATGGTTTCTATTATGATGAACATATTCAATTTGGCTTTCGCCGCTTAAGTATTATTGATATTGAGAGCGGACATCAGCCGTTAACGTATGAAAACGAACGCTACTGGATTATCTTTAATGGTGAAGTGTACAACTATGTTGAACTTCGTGAAGAACTATTAAAAGAAGGTCTATCATTTGCAACTAGCTCAGATACAGAGGTTATTATAGCTCTGTACAGTCATTTAAAAGAAAAAGCGGTTGAAAAGCTGCGCGGAATGTTTGCTTTTGTCATTTGGGATAAACAAGAACAAAGATTATTTGGGGCACGTGACCCGTTCGGCATCAAACCCTTCTTCTATTTAGAAGATGGTGAGCAAACCTTCTTTGCTTCAGAAAAGAAAAGTATTTTACTGGCGCTTGAAAATGATGTATTGGATTATGATTCTGTACAGCATTATTTAACGTACCAATTTGTACCTGAACCGAATACTATGTCACAGGGTATTAAGAAGCTTGAACCTGGTCACTATTTCACTAAGAAGATAGGTGCACCAATGGATATTAAGCGCTACTGGAAGGCTCATTTTAGCCCTATTCAAAAATCTGAAGCGGATTTTACGAAAGAAATTCGTGATATTTTATTCGATTCTGTTGAGAAACATATGCGAAGCGATGTACCGGTTGGTTCCTTCTTGTCGGGTGGGATCGATTCTTCTATTATTGCTTCGATTGCAAAAGAGTTTCATCCGGCGATTAAAACCTTTTCCGTTGGTTTTGAACACAATGGCTTCAGTGAAATTGATGTGGCTAAAGAAACTGCGGAAAAATTGGGTGTAGAAAATATCAGCTATGTGATTACCCCAGAGGAATATATGAATGAAATACCGAAGATTATGTGGCATATGGATGATCCGCTTGCCGATCCTGCATGTGTACCTCTTTATTTCGTCGCACGTGAAGCTAGAAAGCATGTAACCGTTGTTCTTTCGGGTGAAGGGGCGGATGAGTTATTTGGCGGTTATAACATTTACCGGGAACCGCAGGATTTAGAAATCTTCAATAAAATTCCTCGAGTAGGAAAAGTTCTTCTTAAAGGTATTGCTAATATTATGCCTGAAGGAACGAAAGGCAAGAGCTTCATTGAACGTGGTGTGACACCAATGGAGGAGCGTTATATTGGGAATGCCAAAATGTTCACAGAAGAAGAAAAGCGTGATTTACTGAACGTCTACCATGAAGGATTAAAATATACAGATGTAACAAAACCTTTATATGCTGAGTCTAGAGGCTACGATCCGGTTGATCGCATGCAGTATATTGATATCCATACTTGGATGCGCGGCGATATTCTTCTAAAAGCAGATAAAATGACAATGGCTCATTCATTAGAGCTTCGGGTTCCTTTCTTAGATAAGGCTGTATTTGAGGTTGCATCGAAAATTCCAACAAGCCTTAAAACAGCAAATGGGACAACAAAGTATATCCTGCGTAAGGCAGCTGAAGGTGTTGTTCCAGAGCATGTTCTTAACCGTAAGAAGCTCGGGTTCCCTGTTCCAATTCGTCATTGGTTAAAAAATGAGATGAACGAATGGGCGAAAAAAATAATTCGTGAAAGTAACACGGATCATTTAATCAACAAAGCATATGTCTTAAGATTACTTGAAGACCATTGCCAAGGAAAAGCGGACAACAGCCGAAAAATTTGGACGGTTCTCATGTTTATGGTATGGCATCAAGTGTATGTTGAAGACGTGTATTCCTTTCAACGTGACTTTGCACAAGGGAAAGTGTTAGAATCACTAAAAAACTAAAATAGCAGAAGCTGACTCAAATGATAAATTTGAGTCAGCTTCTTTTTATGTTCTGTTAAACTAGTCTATTGATTCATCTCAATAAGTTTTGCTTTCCGCAGGCGGTTATTAGAGCTATGTTCGTATTATCGCGCCAACCTCTCCATGTGAAATCGCTCTACGTGACCCAAAGGGGTATGAGAAAGAGAAACCGGACACGTAGAAGCGGTCTATGTGATCCAAAGGGGTATGAGAAAGAGAAACCGGACACGTAGAAGCGGTCTACGAGCCCGAAATAGTCAAGAGACAGAGGGACCGGTCGCGTAGAAGCGGTCTACGTGCCCCAAAGGGTTATGAGAAGGGGAAACCGGTCACATAGAAGCGGTCTACGTGCCCCAGTAGGCTCAAGAAGGGGAAACTGGTTACATAGAAGCGGTCTACGTGACCCAAATGGGTTAGAGAACGAAGAAAAGGTCACGTAGAAAAAATCAACGTGACCAAAACAGGTCCAGTGCTAAGCGCATAATAGCTACTATGCCCAAAATATCGCTAAACAATTATTGAGTGTAAAAATCATGACTGTAAGGACTTATAATATTGGGCCTTTTCTGCATATTCTGTATAGATTCTAGTCATATCTTTTTTATCTTCTTCAGTTAATTCCCTAATAACTTTAGCGGGTCTGCCAAATGCTAAAGTATTAGGAGGAATTTTCTTGCCTTGCGGGACGAGACTTCCAGCACCAATAAAGGCGCCTTCACCAATTTCTGCTTGGTCGAGGATAATGGAGCCCATCCCAATTAAAGCTCTTTTTCTAATGATGCAGCTGTGAAGGATGACCTGGTGGCCAATGGTTACTTCATCTTCTAAAATTAGCGGGTTATTAGGACTTTGGTGTAAGATAGAGTTATCTTGGATGTTTACCTTATTACCGATTCTAGTCGGGGCAACGTCGCCCCTGATCACTGAGTTAAACCAAACACTTGACTCCTCACCAATTTCAACATCGCCAGTTATCGTTACATAATCGGCAATAAACGCTGACTCAGCGATTAATGGATACTTATTTTTATAAGGGTAAATCATTCTGTTCGCTCCTTTTTTACAATATATTTCTATTGTAACAGAATTTCAAAAAATTCATCTTTTTCATGGTGTGTAGTAAAATAGACTTTTCAATAATGGCTATCTAATTTTTTTAGGGGGAAAAAATATGTGGAAGTGGGAAGCTGAAGGGGAGGCAAAAGCTGTCATTGTGATGGTTCATGGTGCGATGGAACATCACCGCCGCTATGGCTGGCTGATTGAAATGTGGCGTTCATCGGGCTTTCATGTCATTATGGCTGATCTTCCAGGTCAGGGTATGACAACGAGGGCGAACCGTGGCCATATCGATTCCTTCGATGAATATATTTATGAAGTAAAGGATTGGATCCAAGCGGCATACCGTTATGATTTGCCTGTATTTTTATTAGGCCATAGCATGGGAGGATTAATTTCGCTCCGCTTATTACAAGAGGAAAGACTGAACCTTGCCGGTGTCATTCTGTCATCACCTTGCTTGGGATTGGTTCACACCCCATCTAAATTACTAGAGGTATTATCACACGGATTAAACGTGGTCTTTCCCACATTACGGATTAATTCAGGTTTAACGGTCCAAATGGCGACTAGAAACGAAGATGTCCGTGAAGCAGACTCCAATGACACTCTATACGTGACGAAAGTTTCTGTTAGATGGTATAGAGAGTTGGCAGCTGCGATCAAACAAGCATTCTTAAACATTGATCAAACACAAGATATTCCCATGCTAGTTATGCAAGGCGGGGATGACTTGATTGTGAATAAAGCTACTGTTAAGGATTGGTTCAATCATGCACCATTATCCGAAAAGAGATTTAAGGAATGGCCGAAATGCTATCATGAAATCTTTAATGAACCAGAACGTGAAGAAGTCTTTGAATATGCAAAGGATTTTGTTAACAGTCAATTAAAAGCGATTGGTTATATTGTATAGAAAGGTAGATGATTTCCATGATGCCAATCACCCTCATGTCCAGGGTTTATCGCAAAGTTCTTCCAGCTGTCCATCAAGAATTGGCTTATTGGAAAAGCCGGGCAGAGAAAATCCCCAACCCTGAATTAAGGGCACAGGCTCTTGCGAGTATTGAACATAAAACTTTTCATTGTGAAGGTGGGGCCATCCTAGCTCTTACCGCCAAAGAGGAGTCTAAAAAGGCAATAAAATTCATCGTTGCTTATCAAACAATCAGTGATTATCTAGATAACCTTTGTGATAGAAGTACTTCTCTTGATCCTGCTGACTTTGCTGCACTGCATGAATCCATGTCCGATGCCTTGGTTTTACACGTTGATGAGAAAAATTATTACCGCTTTCGTGAAGATCAAGACGACGATCAATATTTACACGATCTTTCTGAAACGTGCCGGTCAGTCTTAAGGGATTTAGAGCACTATGACAAGATTAAAGACTATCTTCTCGAATTGTGCCAGTATTATTGTGATTTGCAAATCAATAAACATGTTGTTCATGACGAACGTGTCCCACGCCTCGAAAAATGGTTCCATCATTATCAACAGCAGCTGCCAGAAATGGAATGGTATGAATTTTCGGCATGTTCGGGTTCCACATTGGGGATTTTTTGTTTAGTTTCGTATGCCATGCGCGACGATTTCAACGCTAGTGATGCAGAGAGTATTCGAAAAGGGTATTTCCCATATATTCAGGGCTTACATATCTTATTGGATTATTTTATCGATCAAGAAGAAGATAGAGCAGGAGGGGACTTGAATTTTTGTGCTTACTACGAAAATCAGGAAACCCTATTTAATCGTCTAACCCATTTTGTAAAAGAAGCGGACAGACATACAGAATTCCTGCCACATAAAAGATTTCACCAGCTGATCAATCGTGGCCTGCTTGGAATTTATTTGTCCGATTCGAAAGTCCGAAAACAAAAAAATGTCCGAAGACTGGCAAGAGGAATTATCAAATCAGGAGGATGGATTAGCTATTTCTTTTATTTTAATGGACTTGCCTACCGTTCCATTCAAAAATCTGTACCATCCTTTGTTGTGAGATTAATGACGAAGTAAAAAAGAGGATGACGTGTCATCCTCTTTTAACGCTTTTCAATAGCTACAATAAACGGCGGGTTATTTTGTTGATTGATAAATTGATATTGAAGGACATGCGCTTTTTTTTGATCTAGATCATGACAATAATGGAGCAAGGAGTCACGTTCAACTGCACCTTCCATATGTCCATGGTAAATGACGAGAACAATGATTCCTTCTGGTGGCATGATATCCAGCAACTGTTCAATCGCTGAAATGGTTGTTTCAGGACGAGTTACAACGGATTTATCGCTTCCTGGTAAATAACCTAAATTAAAAATAGCCCCAGTAACCTTGCCATGATGGTTCGGTGGTATGAGTTTGGAAAGTGTTTCATGACCTTCATGAAACATCTTTACTCGATCAGAAAGTCCATGCTGATCTACTCGCTCC
The window above is part of the Bacillus sp. SORGH_AS_0510 genome. Proteins encoded here:
- a CDS encoding class I SAM-dependent methyltransferase codes for the protein MKMERILPFARNLLEKAVKPGDIVVDATLGNGHDTVFLAGLVGESGRVYGFDVQEEAIAASKERVDQHGLSDRVKMFHEGHETLSKLIPPNHHGKVTGAIFNLGYLPGSDKSVVTRPETTISAIEQLLDIMPPEGIIVLVIYHGHMEGAVERDSLLHYCHDLDQKKAHVLQYQFINQQNNPPFIVAIEKR
- a CDS encoding tetraprenyl-beta-curcumene synthase family protein codes for the protein MISMMPITLMSRVYRKVLPAVHQELAYWKSRAEKIPNPELRAQALASIEHKTFHCEGGAILALTAKEESKKAIKFIVAYQTISDYLDNLCDRSTSLDPADFAALHESMSDALVLHVDEKNYYRFREDQDDDQYLHDLSETCRSVLRDLEHYDKIKDYLLELCQYYCDLQINKHVVHDERVPRLEKWFHHYQQQLPEMEWYEFSACSGSTLGIFCLVSYAMRDDFNASDAESIRKGYFPYIQGLHILLDYFIDQEEDRAGGDLNFCAYYENQETLFNRLTHFVKEADRHTEFLPHKRFHQLINRGLLGIYLSDSKVRKQKNVRRLARGIIKSGGWISYFFYFNGLAYRSIQKSVPSFVVRLMTK
- a CDS encoding alpha/beta hydrolase yields the protein MWKWEAEGEAKAVIVMVHGAMEHHRRYGWLIEMWRSSGFHVIMADLPGQGMTTRANRGHIDSFDEYIYEVKDWIQAAYRYDLPVFLLGHSMGGLISLRLLQEERLNLAGVILSSPCLGLVHTPSKLLEVLSHGLNVVFPTLRINSGLTVQMATRNEDVREADSNDTLYVTKVSVRWYRELAAAIKQAFLNIDQTQDIPMLVMQGGDDLIVNKATVKDWFNHAPLSEKRFKEWPKCYHEIFNEPEREEVFEYAKDFVNSQLKAIGYIV